A region of Sugiyamaella lignohabitans strain CBS 10342 chromosome A, complete sequence DNA encodes the following proteins:
- the FDH1 gene encoding formate dehydrogenase (NAD+) (NAD(+)-dependent formate dehydrogenase; may protect cells from exogenous formate; GO_component: GO:0005737 - cytoplasm [Evidence IEA,IEA]; GO_component: GO:0005829 - cytosol [Evidence IDA] [PMID 11921099]; GO_function: GO:0051287 - NAD binding [Evidence IEA]; GO_function: GO:0048037 - cofactor binding [Evidence IEA]; GO_function: GO:0008863 - formate dehydrogenase (NAD+) activity [Evidence IEA]; GO_function: GO:0008863 - formate dehydrogenase (NAD+) activity [Evidence IGI,ISS] [PMID 11921099]; GO_function: GO:0008863 - formate dehydrogenase (NAD+) activity [Evidence IDA] [PMID 21246355]; GO_function: GO:0016491 - oxidoreductase activity [Evidence IEA]; GO_function: GO:0016616 - oxidoreductase activity, acting on the CH-OH group of donors, NAD or NADP as acceptor [Evidence IEA]; GO_process: GO:0042183 - formate catabolic process [Evidence IGI] [PMID 11921099]; GO_process: GO:0042183 - formate catabolic process [Evidence IGI] [PMID 19564482]; GO_process: GO:0008152 - metabolic process [Evidence IEA]; GO_process: GO:0055114 - oxidation-reduction process [Evidence IEA,IEA]), which produces MFNKYGAGNAMTPHISGTSLDAQARYALGTKNILQSYLSGKFDYRPEDVIVIDGHYGTRSYGDDKKLK; this is translated from the coding sequence ATGTTCAACAAGTACGGAGCAGGTAACGCCATGACTCCACACATCAGCGGCACCTCGCTGGATGCTCAGGCAAGATACGCTCTCGGAACCAAGAACATCTTGCAATCGTACCTCTCCGGCAAGTTCGACTACCGTCCCGAAGATGTCATTGTCATTGATGGCCACTACGGAACCCGTTCTTACGGCGATGACAAGAAGCTCAAATAA
- the FDH1 gene encoding formate dehydrogenase (NAD+) (NAD(+)-dependent formate dehydrogenase; may protect cells from exogenous formate; GO_component: GO:0005737 - cytoplasm [Evidence IEA,IEA]; GO_component: GO:0005829 - cytosol [Evidence IDA] [PMID 11921099]; GO_function: GO:0051287 - NAD binding [Evidence IEA]; GO_function: GO:0048037 - cofactor binding [Evidence IEA]; GO_function: GO:0008863 - formate dehydrogenase (NAD+) activity [Evidence IEA]; GO_function: GO:0008863 - formate dehydrogenase (NAD+) activity [Evidence IGI,ISS] [PMID 11921099]; GO_function: GO:0008863 - formate dehydrogenase (NAD+) activity [Evidence IDA] [PMID 21246355]; GO_function: GO:0016491 - oxidoreductase activity [Evidence IEA]; GO_function: GO:0016616 - oxidoreductase activity, acting on the CH-OH group of donors, NAD or NADP as acceptor [Evidence IEA]; GO_process: GO:0042183 - formate catabolic process [Evidence IGI] [PMID 11921099]; GO_process: GO:0042183 - formate catabolic process [Evidence IGI] [PMID 19564482]; GO_process: GO:0008152 - metabolic process [Evidence IEA]; GO_process: GO:0055114 - oxidation-reduction process [Evidence IEA,IEA]): protein MKVLLVLYSAGQHAQDEPKLLGCTENELGLRKWLEAQGHELVTTADKDGENSELDKHIVDAEIVITTPFHPGYITRERINKAKNLKICITAGIGSDHVDLAAANERKIAVLEVTGSNVQSVAEHVLMTMLVLVRNFVPAHEQYVSGGWDVAAVAKDSYDLEGKVIGTVGVGRIGTRVLQRVKPFNPKEMLYFDYQPLAPELEKEIGARRVDKLEDMLAQCDVVTINCPLHESTKGLFNKELISKMKKGAWLVNTARGAIVVAQDVADALRSGQLRGYGGDTSFPQRKY, encoded by the coding sequence ATGAAGGTCTTGCTTGTTTTATACTCTGCTGGTCAACACGCCCAAGACGAACCCAAGCTTCTCGGTTGTACCGAAAATGAGCTTGGACTTCGTAAGTGGTTAGAGGCCCAAGGACATGAACTTGTCACTACCGCTGACAAGGACGGTGAGAATTCCGAACTCGACAAGCACATTGTTGACGCTGAAATTGTCATCACCACTCCTTTCCACCCTGGTTACATTACCAGAGAGCGCATCAACAAGGCTAAGAACCTCAAGATCTGTATCACAGCTGGTATTGGTTCTGACCATGTTGatctggctgctgccaatgaGCGAAAAATCGCCGTTCTTGAAGTTACTGGATCCAACGTGCAATCCGTTGCCGAACATGTTCTTATGACCATGTTGGTACTTGTCAGAAACTTTGTCCCTGCTCACGAGCAGTATGTCAGTGGTGGCTGGGATGTCGCTGCAGTTGCCAAAGACTCTTATGATCTTGAAGGTAAAGTCATTGGTACCGTCGGAGTTGGAAGAATTGGTACCCGAGTTCTTCAAAGAGTCAAGCCTTTCAACCCCAAGGAAATGCTCTACTTCGATTATCAACCATTAGCACCAGAACTTGAGAAGGAAATCGGTGCCAGACGTGTTGATAAGCTTGAAGACATGTTAGCTCAGTGTGATGTTGTAACCATCAACTGTCCACTCCACGAGAGCACCAAGGGCCTCTTCAACAAGGAATTGATCtcaaagatgaagaaaGGTGCATGGTTGGTTAACACCGCCAGAGGAGCCATTGTCGTCGCCCAAGACGTTGCTGACGCTCTTAGATCTGGTCAATTAAGAGGCTATGGTGGTGACACCTCATTCCCTCAACGTAAGTATTAA
- the DSD1 gene encoding D-serine ammonia-lyase DSD1 (D-serine dehydratase (aka D-serine ammonia-lyase); converts D-serine to pyruvate and ammonia by a reaction dependent on pyridoxal 5'-phosphate and zinc; may play a role in D-serine detoxification; L-serine is not a substrate; GO_component: GO:0005575 - cellular_component [Evidence ND]; GO_function: GO:0008721 - D-serine ammonia-lyase activity [Evidence IEA]; GO_function: GO:0008721 - D-serine ammonia-lyase activity [Evidence IDA] [PMID 17869212]; GO_function: GO:0008721 - D-serine ammonia-lyase activity [Evidence IDA] [PMID 17937657]; GO_function: GO:0016829 - lyase activity [Evidence IEA]; GO_process: GO:0070178 - D-serine metabolic process [Evidence IMP] [PMID 17937657]), with protein sequence MSKQFRNFYPQVDVEALRQEYIGKNVLDLPTPSFIVNKDTIERNCLHMIQGAKNIKASFRPHLKTHKTLEITKFQLGDYSTKVVVSTLREAWSLIPFYEQGRVRDVLYGLPIVKSKIPELDDLSTYVDTLRILVDNIDQLKLLQEYGREKPWHIMIKVDMGTSRAGLHYQSEEFKQLVQASVDEHSDVVTLDGFYCHAGHSYSSHSSKEAEDYLYDEIVAGNVAAGYAKSIVPSGKYLVSVGSTPTGHASAEIALTKILPVSDNIDEIELHAGNYALCDLQQWATGCISEDNIACRVLVEVASTYPGRGKSELGEVLINAGVIGLAREPGQLPGFGLVSSKPYDNWYVDRVSQEHGILTPFTESTVASIPKPEQIAKEFPPLGTKLLVIPQHACIASNSYQWYFITDDEGKMVVDVWVPWRGW encoded by the coding sequence ATGAGTAAACAGTTCAGGAATTTCTATCCTCAAGTGGATGTCGAAGCACTGAGGCAAGAATACATTGGTAAAAATGTTCTTGATCTGCCTACTCCATCCTTCATAGTTAATAAAGATACAATTGAACGCAATTGTCTTCACATGATCCAGGGAGCTAAAAACATCAAAGCTAGCTTTCGACCCCATCTAAAGACACACAAGACACTAGAGATAACAAAGTTCCAACTTGGTGATTATTCTACTAAAGTAGTAGTGTCCACTCTGAGAGAAGCATGGAGTTTAATTCCATTCTATGAGCAGGGCAGAGTACGAGATGTATTGTATGGACTTCCTATTGTCAAGTCCAAAATTCCGGAGCTGGATGATTTAAGTACATACGTAGACACATTGAGGATATTagttgataatattgaTCAATTGAAATTACTGCAGGAATATGGAAGAGAGAAGCCGTGGCATATTATGATCAAAGTTGATATGGGCACCTCGCGAGCAGGATTGCACTACCAGTCTGAAGAATTTAAACAACTGGTTCAAGCTAGTGTTGATGAGCACTCTGATGTGGTGACCCTAGATGGGTTCTATTGTCATGCCGGCCACTCTTATAGTTCTcattcttcaaaagaagctgaagattATCTCTATGATGAGATTGTTGCTGGCAATGTTGCGGCTGGATATGCCAAATCTATTGTTCCAAGCGGAAAATATCTAGTCTCAGTTGGTAGTACTCCCACAGGACATGCTTCAGCAGAAATTGCTCTCACTAAGATTTTACCTGTCTCTGATAATATTGATGAGATCGAGTTGCATGCCGGTAACTACGCTCTTTGCGATTTACAACAGTGGGCGACCGGGTGTATTTCCGAGGATAATATAGCTTGTCGAGTATTGGTAGAAGTTGCTTCTACGTATCCTGGAAGAGGTAAATCGGAGCTCGGGGAAGTGCTAATTAATGCAGGAGTTATTGGATTAGCAAGAGAACCTGGTCAGCTCCCCGGTTTCGGACTCGTGTCCAGCAAACCATATGACAATTGGTATGTGGACAGAGTTAGTCAAGAGCATGGAATTCTTACTCCTTTTACGGAATCAACTGTAGCTAGTATTCCCAAACCTGAACAAATTGCAAAAGAATTTCCACCCCTAGGAACTAAACTACTGGTCATTCCCCAGCATGCTTGTATTGCATCAAACTCTTACCAATGGTATTTTATTACCGACGACGAGGGTAAAATGGTTGTCGACGTGTGGGTTCCATGGAGGGGCTGGTAA
- the TAF8 gene encoding Taf8p (TFIID subunit (65 kDa); involved in RNA polymerase II transcription initiation; GO_component: GO:0005634 - nucleus [Evidence IEA,IEA]; GO_component: GO:0005634 - nucleus [Evidence IDA] [PMID 11914276]; GO_component: GO:0005669 - transcription factor TFIID complex [Evidence IDA] [PMID 10788514]; GO_component: GO:0005669 - transcription factor TFIID complex [Evidence IDA] [PMID 15448131]; GO_function: GO:0001075 - RNA polymerase II core promoter sequence-specific DNA binding transcription factor activity involved in preinitiation complex assembly [Evidence IC] [PMID 15448131]; GO_process: GO:0051123 - RNA polymerase II transcriptional preinitiation complex assembly [Evidence IC] [PMID 10788514]; GO_process: GO:0006355 - regulation of transcription, DNA-templated [Evidence IEA]; GO_process: GO:0006366 - transcription from RNA polymerase II promoter [Evidence IDA] [PMID 12138208]; GO_process: GO:0006366 - transcription from RNA polymerase II promoter [Evidence IDA] [PMID 15448131]; GO_process: GO:0006351 - transcription, DNA-templated [Evidence IEA]), whose translation MTELDKKDLPKHESNNEGEGELKESPADSPRDDSIVNGNREGSKVNIDEENRSLDAHTNGKTHEKKNSVASSRTSIEVEEEEEEEDDDDDDDDDDDDEGDTEGEAEPTSVKSELPAKSKISASPGPKRLGRREKYLLEVNPQHAPTYFGTLETIFRRALASILASRGISTNAHAFEFLSLLAEEYMDDLFSKLFKFSQIQRRVQPSVSDLKLTMEHFGIRITDLERERQLKSRYIDAFNNLKLDPEPEQLVPEAEAFFQSPISDLRHLVPSKKKAGAYIPSWMPPLPPDHTFMSTPQYSRNITEPRELREKLVEEGRLAEAALRRLVGMEIDNVGGTEPDNNNGIVHIEEDEEEIANELDKREINKGPISLAGSELKSSESNSQGDSDSDTDGDFEDLDLSQTDKETVDISLKKEDEAMEISTHESGEPVKQEDKDIAQVNEKDEDGDVKIEENGSLKSVSELTQDNEESEASPSVAKSVHFADANGHVKTEEAAQPVVQKPAKSFSLKITLGSKKTTTTIRPEVTTSELISLESGQKDVLSYASERLKIIERRKRKEESKKRRLPDDPSRETIQETLPKEESLPSDGDIVTKATSSTTLDDELRKVLASVSKRNKRSTSAIPNQELVMWDSNRYI comes from the coding sequence ATGACAGAACTAGACAAAAAGGATTTACCGAAGCATGAATCTAATAATGAAGGAGAGGGAGAGTTGAAAGAAAGTCCAGCTGATAGCCCTAGAGATGATTCCATTGTAAACGGCAATAGGGAAGGAAGCAAAGTCAATATAGATGAGGAGAACAGAAGCTTGGATGCTCACACAAATGGCAAGACtcatgaaaaaaaaaattctgTGGCAAGTAGCAGAACCAGcattgaagttgaagaagaagaagaagaagaagatgatgatgatgatgatgatgatgatgatgatgatgaaggagaTACTGAGGGTGAGGCGGAACCAACATCTGTCAAAAGTGAACTCCCTGCTAAGTCTAAAATATCGGCCTCTCCAGGACCAAAACGCTTGGGCCGAcgtgaaaaatatttattagagGTGAATCCACAACATGCACCAACATATTTCGGAACTTTGGAAACCATTTTCCGCAGGGCCCTGGCCTCTATATTAGCATCTCGTGGTATTTCGACCAATGCACATGCGTTTGAATTTTTATCTCTCCTCGCTGAAGAATATATGGATGACCTTTTTTCAAAGCTTTTCAAATTTAGTCAGATTCAAAGAAGAGTACAACCATCAGTTTCAGATTTAAAGTTAACTATGGAACATTTTGGCATCCGGATAACCGACTTGGAAAGAGAGCGACAATTGAAATCCCGCTATATCGATGCATTTAATAATCTAAAACTAGACCCTGAGCCGGAGCAATTGGTTCCGGAGGCAGAAGCTTTTTTTCAGTCGCCCATTTCCGATTTGAGGCATTTGGTACCttccaagaaaaaggctgGAGCATATATTCCTTCGTGGATGCCGCCTTTGCCTCCAGACCATACATTCATGTCAACACCCCAGTATTCCCGAAACATTACTGAACCAAGAGAGCTTCGAGAAAAATTGGTAGAAGAGGGTCGattggcagaagcagctttAAGAAGGCTAGTAGGAATGGAAATCGATAATGTGGGAGGAACAGAGCCTGACAACAATAATGGCATAGTGCatattgaagaagacgaagaagagataGCAAATGAGCTAGACAAGCGAGAAATCAATAAAGGGCCGATTTCTTTGGCAGGATCCGAATTGAAATCATCTGAGTCGAATAGCCAAGGTGATTCTGATTCAGACACAGACGGTGATTTCgaagatttggatttgagCCAAACTGACAAAGAAACTGTTGATATTAGTTTAAAGAAAGAGGATGAGGCAATGGAAATTTCAACTCATGAAAGCGGTGAGCCGGTCAAGCAAGAGGACAAGGATATCGCGCAGGTTAACGAGAAGGATGAAGACGGTGATGTGAAGATCGAAGAAAACGGCTCTTTAAAGTCGGTCTCAGAACTTACACAAGACAATGAGGAGAGTGAAGCTTCCCCATCTGTGGCCAAATCAGTCCATTTTGCCGATGCTAATGGTCATGTGAAAACTGAAGAGGCTGCTCAGCCTGTTGTGCAAAAGCCTGCCAAGTCATTTTCCCTTAAAATCACCTTGGGTTCCAAAAAGACCACAACTACAATACGGCCCGAGGTAACAACCTCTGAGTTAATTTCGCTTGAATCTGGACAGAAAGATGTGCTCTCATATGCCAGTGAGCGCCTAAAGATCATTGAACGTAGGAAGCGGAAAGAGGAGTCAAAAAAGCGTCGTTTGCCAGATGATCCTTCTCGCGAAACGATTCAGGAAACTCTGCCAAAAGAGGAATCGTTGCCATCTGATGGAGACATAGTCACAAAAGCAACGTCGTCAACCACGCTAGACGATGAACTTAGAAAGGTTCTCGCTTCCGTATCGAAGCGAAACAAACGAAGCACCAGTGCTATTCCTAACCAGGAGCTAGTAATGTGGGATAGCAATAGATATATTTAA
- the DLD1 gene encoding Dld1p (D-lactate dehydrogenase; oxidizes D-lactate to pyruvate, transcription is heme-dependent, repressed by glucose, and derepressed in ethanol or lactate; located in the mitochondrial inner membrane; GO_component: GO:0016020 - membrane [Evidence IEA]; GO_component: GO:0005743 - mitochondrial inner membrane [Evidence IEA,IEA]; GO_component: GO:0005743 - mitochondrial inner membrane [Evidence IDA] [PMID 9525904]; GO_component: GO:0005739 - mitochondrion [Evidence IEA]; GO_component: GO:0005739 - mitochondrion [Evidence IDA] [PMID 11502169]; GO_component: GO:0005739 - mitochondrion [Evidence IDA] [PMID 16823961]; GO_function: GO:0004458 - D-lactate dehydrogenase (cytochrome) activity [Evidence IEA]; GO_function: GO:0004458 - D-lactate dehydrogenase (cytochrome) activity [Evidence IMP,ISS] [PMID 8492799]; GO_function: GO:0008762 - UDP-N-acetylmuramate dehydrogenase activity [Evidence IEA]; GO_function: GO:0003824 - catalytic activity [Evidence IEA]; GO_function: GO:0050660 - flavin adenine dinucleotide binding [Evidence IEA]; GO_function: GO:0016491 - oxidoreductase activity [Evidence IEA,IEA]; GO_function: GO:0016614 - oxidoreductase activity, acting on CH-OH group of donors [Evidence IEA]; GO_process: GO:0009060 - aerobic respiration [Evidence IMP] [PMID 8492799]; GO_process: GO:0044262 - cellular carbohydrate metabolic process [Evidence IMP] [PMID 8492799]; GO_process: GO:0055114 - oxidation-reduction process [Evidence IEA,IEA]) has product MGSIIRTRQLETLLRVRLNLTRPLSRSVSSSVSKRSPNPPSGGAKPPKPQSNAESNRQSSKSNGGILLTLAVSGIVGAGSFFAAKSLYQSEQRVSSIEKKWDEPKYGGKEEFHRALPELKAILGEDGVSIDDEDLKAHGYSDWSTYNIETNPIAIAYPKSTEEVSEIAKVCHKYKLPMIGFSGGSSLEGNFCAPYGGVCIDFVHMNKIVEIRPQDMDVTVQPAVGWMALNEELAKEGHNLFFAVDPGPTAKIGGMVGTSCSGTNCVRYGPMRNHIVNLTVVLADGTIIKTKRRPMKSSAGYNLNHLFCGSEGTLGLVTEITLKLHTVPEQTSVAVCAFPTVQDATATATDIIRAGIPVHAIELMDDVQMMCVNRAGYTSRKWDEKPTVMFKFSGSKAYVNEQIQQAKAIAKLHQGVRFEFANGKEEQHQLWSARKEALWSAMAVGPPNGKVYSTDVAVPLSRLADLVMNTKKDLVESGLFGACLGHVGDGNFHACIIYDEKDYEKARKVATDIVHKGLELEGTCTGEHGIGAGKVHYLVEELGPDAVQLMRTIKLALDPNELLNPGKIFTKEALEAESH; this is encoded by the coding sequence ATGGGCTCAATTATCAGGACCAGGCAATTAGAGACATTGCTGAGAGTGAGACTCAATCTCACACGGCCATTATCTCGGTCTGTGTCGAGCTCGGTATCCAAAAGATCTCCTAATCCACCCTCAGGAGGTGCGAAACCCCCAAAACCCCAATCAAATGCTGAATCTAATAGACAATCTTCCAAATCCAATGGAGGCATATTATTAACATTGGCAGTATCTGGAATAGTAGGGGCAGGTTCATTCTTCGCCGCTAAGTCTTTATATCAATCTGAACAGCGAGTTAGTtccattgaaaagaaatggGATGAACCAAAATATGGCGGTAAAGAGGAATTTCATCGAGCCCTCCCAGAGCTAAAAGCTATTCTTGGAGAAGATGGTGTGtcaattgatgatgaagatttGAAAGCGCATGGATATTCAGACTGGTCTACGTATAATATTGAGACAAATCCTATAGCTATTGCATATCCCAAATCCACTGAAGAAGTCTCGGAAATTGCTAAAGTATGCCACAAGTATAAGCTCCCAATGATTGGATTTTCAGGAGGCTCCAGTTTGGAAGGAAACTTCTGTGCTCCATATGGAGGTGTTTGCATTGACTTTGTTCACATGAACAAAATCGTTGAAATCCGTCCTCAAGACATGGATGTGACCGTCCAACCTGCAGTCGGATGGATGGCACTTAATGAGGAACTAGCGAAAGAAGGCCACAACTTGTTTTTTGCCGTAGATCCTGGTCCAACTGCAAAAATTGGTGGTATGGTTGGTACTTCTTGTTCAGGTACCAATTGTGTAAGATATGGTCCCATGAGAAACCATATTGTAAATTTGACTGTGGTCTTAGCCGATGGCACAATAATTAAAACCAAAAGAAGACCAATGAAGTCATCTGCTGGATACAATTTGAATCATCTATTTTGTGGATCTGAAGGTACCCTTGGACTAGTTACAGAAATCACTCTAAAATTACATACAGTTCCTGAACAAACTAGTGTTGCAGTTTGTGCCTTCCCTACTGTACAAGATGCAACTGCAACTGCTACTGATATTATTCGAGCTGGTATTCCTGTTCATGCTATAGAGCTAATGGATGATGTTCAAATGATGTGTGTTAATAGAGCGGGCTATACCTCGCGTAAATGGGATGAGAAGCCTACTGTTATGTTCAAGTTCTCTGGCTCAAAAGCTTATGTAAACGAACAAATCCAGCAGGCAAAGGCAATTGCCAAACTTCACCAAGGTGTTCGATTTGAGTTTGCAAATGGAAAGGaagagcagcatcagctttGGTCTGCTCGTAAAGAAGCTCTCTGGTCAGCCATGGCTGTCGGACCCCCCAACGGTAAGGTCTATTCTACGGATGTGGCCGTGCCGCTCTCACGTTTGGCAGATCTTGTAATGAATACTAAGAAAGATCTTGTTGAGTCCGGTCTTTTTGGTGCGTGTCTGGGACATGTTGGTGATGGAAATTTTCATGCCTGTATCATCTATGATGAAAAGGACTATGAAAAGGCTCGGAAAGTCGCTACAGATATCGTACATAAGGGTCTTGAATTAGAAGGTACTTGCACGGGAGAACACGGTATAGGAGCAGGAAAAGTTCATTATCTTGTCGAAGAACTCGGTCCCGATGCTGTCCAATTAATGCGGACTATAAAACTTGCTTTGGATCCCAACGAGCTTCTAAATCCCGGTAAAATATTTACCAAAGAAGCTCTTGAGGCCGAATCTCactaa